Proteins encoded in a region of the Sulfurimonas marina genome:
- the topA gene encoding type I DNA topoisomerase, producing the protein MNLIIVESPAKARTIKNFLGKDYDVIASKGHIRDLPKSRFGIEIDEETHTIVPKYSVAKENAPTVKEIKEKAKKADTIYIATDEDREGEAIGWHIAHAIKKDPQELPRIVFHEITKNAIKHALESARKIDMDMVNAQQARRLLDRIVGYKLSPLLSSKIQKGLSGGRVQSSTLKLVVDREKEIRAFVPEEYWSIDTTFKTNIEANLIKHKNEKIEKLTIKNKDQASAIVESVKNDSFTIAKIETKQRKSSTPPPFMTSTLQQTASSKLGFSPKKTMMLAQALYEGVKTPDGTSGVITYMRTDSLNLAKEAVDAVRGIIESRYGAKYLPKSAKVYTKKAKGAQEAHEAIRPTMLQFTPEVASKYLKADELKLYRLIYDRFMACQMEDAVFEQQSIIFKGDENEYRASGRKLIFEGFYKVTGTEDKDKLLPTLKEGDTAEIEKIKPEQHFTEPPSRYSEASLIKKLEAEGVGRPSTYAPTIATLTNRTYVSIEKKQIVPTEIAFTVTEILEKHFSNIVDINFTANMEEQLDEIAEGDIDWEKLLIDFYDKFMQQIADGKEQIVSLKMAKPLGRNCPKCGSELLLRSGRFGQFVACSGFPKCKYTEQVDEEGNKVEKKEEVAEDKCEKCGGDMVIKNGRNGQFLACANYPDCKNTKSIQVEEKVSETPCPDCGGKLSLKNSRRGPFWGCENYPDCKFISKFEPTTIKCTQDGCDGVLAPRTFRNKEVYECVKCKTKTPREEIDQK; encoded by the coding sequence TTGAACTTAATTATCGTCGAATCACCAGCAAAAGCTAGAACTATCAAAAACTTTTTAGGGAAAGATTATGATGTTATTGCATCAAAAGGTCACATTAGAGATCTTCCTAAATCACGTTTTGGTATTGAGATAGATGAAGAGACTCATACTATCGTTCCAAAATATTCTGTGGCAAAAGAGAATGCTCCAACTGTAAAAGAGATAAAAGAGAAAGCCAAAAAAGCAGATACTATCTATATCGCGACCGATGAGGACCGCGAAGGGGAAGCTATCGGGTGGCACATTGCCCACGCTATCAAAAAAGATCCGCAGGAATTGCCGCGTATCGTATTTCACGAGATCACGAAAAATGCTATCAAACATGCACTTGAGTCTGCTCGTAAAATAGATATGGATATGGTAAATGCGCAACAAGCACGCCGTTTACTAGACCGTATTGTTGGTTACAAGCTCTCTCCGTTATTAAGTTCAAAGATCCAAAAAGGTTTAAGCGGCGGTCGTGTACAGAGTTCAACTTTAAAACTTGTAGTTGATCGTGAAAAAGAGATCAGAGCATTTGTTCCTGAAGAATACTGGAGCATAGATACAACTTTTAAAACAAACATTGAAGCAAATCTCATCAAACATAAAAATGAGAAAATAGAAAAACTTACAATTAAAAATAAAGATCAGGCATCTGCAATAGTTGAAAGTGTAAAAAACGACAGCTTTACAATTGCAAAGATTGAAACAAAACAGAGAAAAAGTTCAACTCCACCACCGTTTATGACTTCAACTCTGCAACAAACAGCTTCTTCAAAACTCGGTTTTTCTCCGAAAAAGACAATGATGCTGGCACAAGCACTTTATGAGGGTGTAAAGACACCAGACGGGACAAGTGGGGTTATCACTTATATGAGAACAGACTCACTCAACCTTGCAAAAGAAGCAGTTGATGCTGTTCGCGGAATTATAGAAAGCCGCTACGGAGCAAAATATCTTCCGAAAAGTGCCAAAGTTTACACGAAAAAAGCAAAAGGGGCACAAGAAGCTCACGAAGCTATCCGTCCTACAATGCTGCAGTTTACTCCTGAAGTAGCAAGCAAATACCTTAAAGCTGATGAGTTAAAACTTTACCGTCTGATCTATGATCGTTTTATGGCATGTCAGATGGAAGATGCAGTGTTTGAGCAACAATCGATCATCTTTAAAGGAGATGAAAACGAGTACCGTGCAAGCGGTAGAAAACTGATCTTTGAAGGTTTCTATAAAGTAACAGGGACTGAAGATAAAGACAAACTGCTTCCAACTTTAAAAGAGGGTGATACTGCAGAGATTGAGAAGATCAAGCCGGAACAGCACTTTACAGAGCCACCTTCACGTTACTCTGAAGCAAGCCTGATTAAAAAACTTGAGGCTGAGGGTGTCGGGCGTCCATCTACATATGCACCTACAATTGCAACACTGACAAACAGAACATATGTAAGCATTGAGAAAAAGCAGATCGTTCCAACTGAAATCGCTTTTACAGTAACAGAGATCCTGGAAAAACACTTCTCAAACATTGTAGATATCAACTTCACTGCAAATATGGAAGAACAACTCGATGAGATTGCAGAGGGTGATATAGACTGGGAAAAACTGCTTATCGATTTTTACGATAAGTTTATGCAGCAGATCGCAGACGGTAAAGAGCAAATCGTTTCACTGAAAATGGCAAAACCACTTGGACGTAACTGCCCTAAATGTGGAAGCGAGCTTCTTCTTCGTTCAGGACGTTTCGGTCAGTTTGTTGCGTGTAGCGGCTTTCCTAAATGTAAATACACTGAACAAGTGGATGAAGAGGGCAACAAAGTAGAGAAGAAAGAGGAAGTTGCAGAAGACAAATGTGAAAAATGTGGTGGCGACATGGTTATTAAAAACGGTCGTAACGGTCAATTTTTAGCATGTGCGAACTACCCTGATTGTAAAAATACGAAAAGTATCCAGGTTGAGGAAAAAGTGAGTGAGACTCCTTGTCCGGACTGTGGAGGAAAACTGAGCCTGAAAAACTCAAGACGTGGGCCATTCTGGGGATGTGAAAACTATCCGGATTGTAAGTTTATTTCAAAATTTGAACCGACAACTATTAAGTGTACACAAGATGGCTGTGACGGCGTACTAGCTCCACGTACATTTAGAAACAAAGAGGTATATGAGTGTGTTAAATGTAAGACAAAAACACCTCGTGAAGAGATTGATCAGAAATAA
- a CDS encoding class I SAM-dependent methyltransferase — MPTIDNQKFYANAIKKHGQSAKGLNWNSELYQVLRFDQLIKLLPNDIDNYTLTDVGCGFGDFYNYLSYKPKKYTGIDILEEMVLIARENTAQEIIRQDLIKSAPQVSDYIVCSGALNILTKFETTMFLQNCYNSARKGFLFNCLVGRDSETFNYLDQKFIEEIACSLGVNRVKYIEDYIPNDLTIGFFR, encoded by the coding sequence ATGCCTACAATCGACAATCAAAAATTTTATGCCAATGCCATTAAAAAACATGGACAGAGTGCAAAAGGTTTAAACTGGAACTCTGAACTTTATCAGGTTTTACGCTTCGATCAACTCATAAAACTTCTGCCAAACGATATCGATAACTATACCCTTACAGATGTAGGATGCGGTTTTGGGGATTTTTATAACTATCTATCTTATAAACCGAAGAAATATACCGGTATTGATATTTTAGAAGAGATGGTCTTAATTGCTAGAGAAAATACAGCTCAGGAGATCATCCGACAAGATTTAATCAAAAGTGCTCCGCAAGTCTCTGATTACATTGTTTGCAGCGGGGCGTTAAATATACTGACAAAGTTTGAGACTACGATGTTTTTACAAAACTGTTACAACTCTGCTCGAAAAGGGTTTCTCTTTAACTGCTTGGTTGGACGGGATAGTGAAACTTTTAATTATCTCGATCAAAAATTTATAGAGGAAATTGCCTGCTCTTTAGGGGTAAATAGGGTAAAATACATCGAAGATTATATACCAAACGACTTAACAATAGGATTTTTTAGATAA
- a CDS encoding flagellin → MGFRINTNVGAMTAHRNATLNNVQLDNSLTKLSSGLRINKAADDSAGLAIADKLKAQANGLGQATNNANDAIGLIQTADGALQEYTNIVQRIRTLAVQSANDTQDSASRSYIQTEVNRLISSASFINTQTKFNGKTLFTNSSFTFHVGAYSGETTKTTIDSMTASNVIGTAGVSTQSAAEATISAMDSALGTIDTLRASLGAAQNQLESVIRNVTTAQVNVTAAESQIRDVDFAAESANFNKRNILAQSGSYAMSQSNAVQQNVLRLLQ, encoded by the coding sequence ATGGGTTTTAGAATTAATACTAACGTTGGTGCAATGACTGCACACAGAAATGCTACGTTAAACAATGTTCAATTAGATAACAGTTTAACAAAACTTTCTTCTGGTTTAAGAATTAACAAAGCTGCTGATGATTCAGCTGGTCTTGCTATTGCTGATAAACTAAAAGCACAAGCAAATGGTCTTGGTCAAGCAACAAACAATGCAAATGATGCGATCGGTCTTATCCAAACTGCTGACGGTGCATTACAAGAGTATACAAATATCGTTCAACGTATTCGTACACTAGCGGTTCAATCTGCCAATGATACTCAAGACTCTGCTTCAAGAAGTTATATTCAGACTGAGGTTAACCGTCTTATCAGTTCTGCAAGTTTCATTAATACACAAACTAAATTCAATGGTAAAACATTATTTACTAATAGTAGTTTTACATTCCATGTTGGTGCGTACTCTGGTGAAACAACTAAAACAACAATTGATTCTATGACTGCATCAAATGTAATTGGTACTGCAGGTGTTTCTACTCAGTCTGCTGCTGAAGCTACAATCTCAGCGATGGATTCTGCACTTGGAACAATCGATACATTAAGAGCAAGTCTTGGTGCTGCACAAAACCAACTTGAATCAGTTATCAGAAACGTTACAACTGCACAAGTAAACGTAACAGCTGCTGAATCTCAAATTCGTGATGTTGACTTTGCTGCTGAGTCTGCAAACTTCAACAAAAGAAACATCTTAGCACAATCTGGTTCATATGCTATGAGTCAGTCTAATGCTGTTCAACAAAATGTACTAAGATTATTACAGTAG
- the msrA gene encoding peptide-methionine (S)-S-oxide reductase MsrA has protein sequence MAKERIVLGGGCFWCVEAVYRNVKGVLFAVSGYTGGARPNPTYENVCSGATGHAEIVDIAYDNEIITLEEILDIFFAVHNPTTLNQQGADKGTQYRSVIYYANDDEKKIIEDSITKHQADFSDPIVTEVSPLGDVYPAEAYHQNYYNLNPMQGYCQVVIAPKLQKFMTYFPEKLA, from the coding sequence ATGGCAAAAGAGAGAATAGTATTAGGTGGTGGATGCTTTTGGTGTGTTGAAGCGGTATATAGAAACGTTAAGGGTGTTTTATTTGCAGTCAGCGGCTATACAGGTGGTGCACGTCCAAATCCTACATATGAGAACGTTTGTTCAGGTGCGACTGGTCATGCCGAGATCGTGGACATTGCTTACGATAATGAGATCATTACGTTAGAGGAGATTTTGGATATCTTTTTTGCAGTACACAATCCAACTACACTTAACCAACAAGGTGCCGATAAAGGGACGCAATACCGTTCTGTAATATACTATGCCAATGATGATGAAAAGAAAATTATTGAAGATTCAATCACAAAACATCAAGCAGATTTTAGCGATCCTATTGTAACTGAAGTGAGCCCGTTAGGTGATGTATATCCGGCAGAAGCTTACCATCAAAACTACTATAATTTAAATCCGATGCAAGGGTATTGTCAAGTGGTGATTGCACCGAAACTACAAAAGTTTATGACCTATTTTCCTGAGAAACTAGCCTAA
- the asnB gene encoding asparagine synthase (glutamine-hydrolyzing), protein MCAIFGILGQYNQKQARSALALLAHRGPDFCGITEEKNLFFAHQRLSINDTHHRSNQPLQYKNILLSFNGEIYNFQELKKELDFKFQTEGDTEVILAAYLKWGVNFVQHLRGMFAIALKDGDNLYLFRDRLGKKPVFYLHNKEAFYFSSELKALKPFLKNKELNQDAMLSYLTYLAPTSPHTFFQGIKKLAPSEYLVFKNDTVEVKRYFDLLDTTPNIITSETEAIAKIEELLQESIELRLSGSEVPMATLLSGGIDSATINYYAKNSGKDLLSYSLGFEEYRKYDELDEAKESARLLGVRNKAVIATKEKFIESFDPVLYALDEPLNDPAAIPLYILLEEVKKDGYKVVLSGEGSDELFLGYRQYFEYIELEKAKGLYHANWLKKYFRSNFSMNREWEWYKRAFENEVVFRCSSEKFTDMQKNQLLRRNIRDGESMGYIQAYRNRYEASAHKDESIWFSYIDLNHFQSEHFLTKLDRISMAHSIESRTPFLDHKFTELIFSIDPIIRYRDAVTKSLLKKTMANKLPETIINRKKKGFSNPYMEYLISSGKISLIEEVNEQTGMFKKDVLERYIATAKRGTFKQHIWGLYVLSHFMKREFL, encoded by the coding sequence ATGTGTGCAATTTTTGGAATTTTAGGCCAATACAATCAAAAACAGGCTCGCTCAGCCCTTGCACTTCTTGCTCACCGCGGACCTGATTTTTGCGGTATTACCGAAGAGAAAAACCTTTTTTTTGCACACCAGCGTTTAAGCATTAACGATACCCACCACAGAAGTAACCAACCTTTACAATATAAAAATATTCTACTATCTTTCAACGGTGAGATCTATAACTTTCAGGAGTTAAAAAAAGAGCTTGATTTTAAGTTTCAAACAGAGGGCGATACAGAGGTAATTCTCGCTGCATATTTAAAATGGGGTGTAAACTTTGTGCAACACCTGCGAGGAATGTTTGCAATAGCTTTAAAAGATGGGGACAATCTCTACCTATTTCGCGATCGTCTCGGGAAAAAGCCTGTTTTTTATCTGCACAATAAAGAGGCTTTTTATTTTTCATCTGAACTCAAAGCACTCAAGCCATTTCTAAAAAACAAAGAGCTCAATCAAGATGCGATGCTCAGTTATCTCACATATCTTGCACCCACATCTCCACACACCTTTTTTCAAGGGATAAAAAAGCTTGCACCTAGTGAGTACCTTGTTTTTAAAAATGACACAGTGGAGGTAAAACGCTACTTTGATCTACTGGATACAACCCCAAATATTATTACAAGTGAAACAGAAGCGATTGCAAAGATCGAAGAGTTACTCCAAGAATCAATAGAGCTGCGTTTAAGCGGCAGTGAAGTGCCTATGGCTACACTTCTAAGCGGAGGAATAGACTCTGCTACGATTAACTACTATGCTAAAAACAGCGGCAAAGACTTGCTCAGCTACTCCCTAGGATTTGAAGAGTATAGAAAATATGACGAGCTTGACGAGGCAAAAGAGAGTGCAAGACTTTTAGGGGTTCGCAATAAAGCGGTCATTGCTACTAAAGAGAAGTTTATCGAGAGTTTTGACCCTGTGCTCTATGCACTTGATGAACCCCTAAACGATCCTGCCGCGATCCCCCTTTACATCCTACTTGAAGAGGTCAAAAAAGATGGCTATAAAGTTGTGCTCAGCGGTGAAGGGAGTGATGAACTTTTCTTAGGCTATAGACAATATTTTGAGTATATTGAGCTTGAAAAGGCAAAAGGACTTTACCATGCCAACTGGCTCAAAAAATATTTCCGCTCAAACTTTTCGATGAACCGTGAGTGGGAGTGGTACAAACGTGCTTTTGAGAATGAGGTGGTATTTCGATGCAGTAGTGAAAAGTTTACCGATATGCAAAAAAACCAACTTCTTCGCCGAAATATACGTGATGGTGAGAGTATGGGATATATTCAGGCGTATCGAAATCGTTATGAAGCCTCAGCCCATAAGGATGAGTCGATCTGGTTTAGTTATATCGATCTTAATCATTTTCAAAGTGAGCATTTCCTAACAAAACTCGATCGGATCTCAATGGCACACTCAATAGAGTCACGTACACCGTTTTTAGATCATAAATTTACGGAACTTATATTTTCCATCGATCCAATAATTCGTTACAGGGACGCTGTTACAAAATCCCTATTGAAAAAAACGATGGCAAATAAACTTCCAGAAACTATCATCAACAGAAAGAAAAAAGGGTTCTCTAACCCTTATATGGAGTATCTCATCTCAAGTGGGAAAATCTCTTTGATCGAAGAGGTAAATGAACAAACAGGCATGTTTAAAAAAGATGTTTTAGAGCGCTACATAGCCACTGCAAAACGCGGTACTTTTAAACAACATATCTGGGGATTGTATGTCCTAAGCCACTTTATGAAAAGAGAGTTTTTATGA
- a CDS encoding DMT family transporter: MNKLMILAMFLWGSGWSALKVLTYELPMDVVVFWRFFFMSLTFIPILIFFKRPLVLNKDSLKYIMSSSVLNVSFMFSSFYGIKYGLAGAGSVIITTFSPIMTFLLVAILFRNKLQTRQYFGLLLGLVGGYILLQLNDFSLFLNSANLYFLFCATIWAGVTVLSQHSQKHIHPIHYSFFISVVATLFMFFYSYDSDLMVVFDQDLKFWLSMIYLAVFGQTIATTIFFIASGKLGSEKTSSYMFLVPVFALFSAAILLGEPMQIHVIIGGIISMVAVYFINKK, encoded by the coding sequence ATGAATAAGCTGATGATTCTGGCTATGTTTTTATGGGGAAGCGGCTGGAGTGCACTCAAAGTTCTCACATATGAACTTCCTATGGACGTAGTTGTTTTTTGGCGTTTTTTCTTTATGTCACTTACCTTTATACCGATACTGATATTCTTTAAAAGACCTCTTGTATTAAACAAAGACTCACTCAAATATATCATGTCTAGTTCTGTACTCAATGTAAGTTTTATGTTCTCATCTTTTTACGGAATCAAGTATGGTTTAGCAGGTGCAGGAAGTGTAATTATTACCACGTTCAGTCCGATAATGACATTTTTACTTGTAGCGATTTTATTTCGTAACAAACTCCAAACGAGACAATATTTTGGCCTGCTACTTGGTCTTGTAGGAGGATACATACTCCTACAACTTAACGATTTTAGTCTCTTTTTAAACTCGGCAAATCTCTACTTTTTGTTTTGTGCAACTATATGGGCGGGAGTAACCGTACTTTCGCAGCACTCCCAAAAACATATCCATCCGATCCATTACAGCTTTTTCATCTCTGTAGTAGCGACACTGTTTATGTTTTTTTACTCCTATGATTCCGATCTGATGGTCGTATTTGATCAGGACCTAAAATTTTGGCTTTCTATGATTTACCTTGCAGTATTTGGACAAACTATAGCAACAACCATCTTTTTTATCGCCAGTGGCAAGCTTGGAAGTGAAAAGACCAGTTCTTATATGTTCTTAGTCCCTGTTTTTGCCCTCTTTAGTGCTGCTATATTACTAGGTGAGCCTATGCAAATTCATGTTATAATTGGTGGTATTATCAGTATGGTAGCTGTATATTTTATCAACAAAAAGTAA
- a CDS encoding AMMECR1 domain-containing protein, producing MSRSVLLQLARDSIQEVIEANNTIDHALLLEEHPLLSQKISTEIKIFIENELRGAHKIDEARSLLENVIIAAKKAAFEDKNFTPLTTSEYLRCYLEITLDTPEGVISQKDEPILG from the coding sequence ATGAGTCGTTCTGTGTTATTGCAACTTGCCCGTGATTCTATCCAAGAGGTTATAGAAGCAAACAATACAATCGATCATGCTTTACTCTTAGAGGAGCATCCTCTACTTAGCCAAAAAATCTCTACAGAGATAAAAATATTTATTGAAAATGAACTTCGCGGTGCTCACAAAATAGATGAAGCACGTTCTCTTTTAGAAAACGTAATCATCGCTGCAAAAAAAGCCGCTTTTGAAGATAAGAATTTCACACCTCTCACTACTTCTGAGTATCTTCGCTGTTATCTAGAGATTACGCTAGATACTCCAGAGGGTGTAATATCGCAAAAAGATGAGCCTATATTAGGCTAG
- a CDS encoding cation:proton antiporter, translating to MTHGVGDNVVLIITISLIIIFSPFIARVVKLPTTPIEIILGSIFGYIGLIHDEHLFELVAEFGFLYLMFIAGTEINLKNVLKTPTSIIKKTVLYLVFLYAFSIAFSFQFDLGNVFMVLLPLISVGLVASLSKEYGKTSWLELSMTVGGIGEVASIFILTLTSAALQSGIGLGLFQTIFALIVFIFIMFLVFRAMQLVFWWFPAISTALMPHEDNKEQDIRLSMGIFFLLIGAMLYLDLELAFGAFLAGIFIPSFFEHKHELPEKLSSYGFGFLIPIFFIHIGTIFNLDALFIDGLVVKALVITGVMILMRVIASLVFIKNLGFVDSVLMGLSHSMPLTLLIAMATLAFNAHSIDKLHYFAFILAALFQVISVMIIIKLINIYKEKKEVEVKE from the coding sequence ATGACTCATGGTGTAGGTGATAATGTTGTTTTAATCATAACAATATCACTTATCATCATCTTTTCTCCATTTATTGCACGTGTTGTAAAACTCCCTACAACCCCAATTGAGATTATTCTTGGTTCTATTTTCGGATATATTGGACTTATACACGACGAACACCTCTTTGAACTTGTAGCGGAGTTTGGGTTTTTATACCTTATGTTTATTGCAGGGACTGAGATCAACCTCAAAAATGTTCTCAAAACCCCTACAAGTATTATTAAAAAGACTGTTCTATACCTCGTCTTTTTATATGCATTTTCTATCGCTTTTTCATTTCAGTTTGATCTAGGCAACGTCTTTATGGTGCTCCTCCCACTTATCTCGGTGGGACTTGTAGCCTCCCTCTCAAAAGAGTACGGGAAAACCTCTTGGCTTGAGCTCTCCATGACGGTTGGTGGAATTGGAGAAGTTGCCTCTATCTTTATCCTTACCCTCACCTCTGCGGCTCTACAGTCAGGGATAGGACTGGGACTTTTTCAAACTATCTTTGCACTTATTGTATTTATCTTTATCATGTTTCTTGTTTTTCGTGCAATGCAGCTTGTATTTTGGTGGTTCCCTGCAATCTCGACAGCCCTTATGCCGCATGAAGACAATAAGGAGCAGGATATCCGTTTATCTATGGGGATCTTTTTCCTTTTGATAGGTGCTATGCTTTATCTTGATCTTGAACTCGCATTTGGAGCGTTTCTAGCGGGTATCTTTATTCCTAGTTTCTTTGAGCACAAACATGAACTTCCTGAAAAACTTTCCTCTTACGGTTTTGGATTTTTAATCCCTATATTTTTTATTCACATCGGGACAATCTTTAATCTTGATGCACTCTTTATAGATGGATTGGTTGTAAAAGCACTAGTGATCACAGGCGTTATGATCCTAATGCGTGTTATTGCTTCGCTGGTATTTATTAAAAATCTTGGATTTGTAGATTCTGTACTTATGGGGCTTTCACACTCTATGCCTCTGACTCTTTTAATTGCAATGGCTACACTTGCTTTCAATGCTCACTCTATAGATAAACTGCACTACTTTGCGTTTATCTTGGCGGCGTTGTTTCAGGTTATATCTGTTATGATAATTATCAAGCTTATAAATATTTATAAAGAGAAAAAAGAGGTAGAAGTAAAGGAGTAA
- a CDS encoding biotin synthase, translating into MNQKIFLCSICNINSGTCKEDCKFCSQSVRYKADIERYKQKPIEEIKKEAIAARDNGALGFCLVTADKGLNDKTLEFVCSTAKEVQKVAPELRLIACNGTASVEQLKELKKAGIKAYNHNLETSEAFYPQICTTHPWSERFETCQNVNEVGMVLISGGIFGLGETQADRESMLASLKALNPTSVPINFYHHNPALELQPNPLKIEEALELIKLTRETLPDAERIMVAGGRELMFGERQTEIFKYGANSIVIGNYLTTAGREMNKDLEMLKSLHLEVATKVGK; encoded by the coding sequence GTGAATCAAAAGATCTTTTTATGCTCTATTTGTAATATTAACAGCGGTACATGTAAAGAGGATTGTAAATTTTGTTCTCAAAGTGTCAGATATAAAGCTGATATTGAACGTTATAAACAAAAACCTATTGAAGAGATCAAAAAAGAAGCGATCGCAGCTCGTGATAACGGAGCACTTGGTTTTTGTCTGGTAACGGCTGATAAAGGGCTTAATGACAAAACATTAGAGTTTGTATGCTCAACTGCCAAAGAGGTGCAAAAAGTTGCACCTGAGCTTCGTCTCATCGCATGTAACGGTACAGCTTCTGTTGAACAGTTAAAAGAGTTAAAAAAAGCGGGTATTAAAGCGTATAACCATAACCTAGAAACTAGTGAAGCGTTTTACCCGCAAATCTGTACAACTCACCCTTGGAGTGAGCGCTTTGAAACATGTCAAAATGTTAATGAAGTTGGAATGGTACTTATCAGCGGGGGGATCTTCGGCCTTGGTGAAACGCAAGCCGATCGTGAAAGTATGCTCGCTTCACTTAAAGCATTAAACCCTACAAGTGTACCAATAAACTTTTACCATCACAATCCGGCACTTGAACTCCAGCCAAATCCTCTAAAAATAGAAGAAGCGTTAGAATTAATAAAACTAACACGAGAGACACTCCCTGATGCCGAGCGTATCATGGTTGCAGGTGGACGTGAATTGATGTTTGGTGAGAGACAAACGGAGATCTTTAAATACGGTGCAAACTCGATAGTTATCGGTAACTATCTTACAACTGCAGGTCGTGAGATGAATAAAGATCTGGAGATGCTCAAATCTCTACATCTTGAAGTAGCAACAAAAGTAGGAAAATAA
- a CDS encoding YfcE family phosphodiesterase, protein MIRNKTSKLSKTSVKIGIISDSHTKTNRAIKAIDMLLEKGAEFFIHAGDIVEKEMLDYLEHTGKRYVAVYGNNDAHLVHLHNRYNLVQEPNYFKLANTTFKLMHLPFYMSNDTEVVIFGHTHKFSVEYKGETLYLNPGEVCARNKPLSECVLLEVTPEQFDVKYFTRKKKEEFQLKKEFSYTRK, encoded by the coding sequence TTGATCAGAAATAAAACCTCAAAACTTTCAAAAACATCCGTAAAGATAGGTATTATTTCTGATTCCCATACCAAAACAAACCGTGCTATTAAAGCTATCGATATGCTTTTGGAAAAAGGGGCTGAATTTTTTATCCATGCCGGTGATATAGTCGAGAAGGAGATGCTGGACTATTTAGAGCATACAGGTAAACGGTATGTTGCCGTATACGGGAACAACGATGCTCATTTGGTGCACCTGCATAACAGGTATAACTTAGTTCAGGAACCAAACTATTTTAAACTTGCTAACACAACGTTTAAACTAATGCACCTCCCTTTTTATATGTCTAACGATACCGAAGTGGTAATTTTTGGGCATACACACAAATTTAGTGTAGAATATAAGGGAGAAACACTCTATCTCAATCCGGGCGAAGTGTGTGCAAGAAACAAACCGCTTTCAGAGTGTGTCCTATTAGAGGTAACACCTGAGCAGTTTGATGTAAAATATTTCACAAGAAAGAAAAAAGAGGAGTTTCAACTCAAAAAAGAGTTCTCCTATACGAGGAAATAA